The following are from one region of the Lytechinus variegatus isolate NC3 chromosome 4, Lvar_3.0, whole genome shotgun sequence genome:
- the LOC121412928 gene encoding uncharacterized protein LOC121412928, whose amino-acid sequence MIGLSCTEVICSIIVLRLYHTGGRRQIPVWIRRAMLSPLIIRLYSNAECTAMLRAEDKVKELRILNSVTNQTLQNNTNIAAQNHENGTHDTKADDIVKTISKPQRSDNLNMRSDPEVISKTWQEVAIVCDNLLFILLLLVTLVAWLYVLVSFLI is encoded by the exons ATGATTGGGTTAAGTTGTACCGAGGTGATATGCTCCATCATTGTCCTGCGGCTGTACCACACTGGTGGAAGACGACAGATACCGGTCTGGATAAGACGAGCGATGCTGAGCCCGCTCATCATACGCCTCTACTCCAACGCAGAGTGTACTGCCATGCTGCGTGCTGAGGATAAGGTCAAAGA ACTCAGGATACTCAATTCAGTGACCAACCAAACTCTACAAAACAACACCAACATCGCGGCACAGAACCACGAAAACGGGACGCACGACACGAAAGCAGACGATATCGTCAAGACTATTAGTAAACCACAAAGATCGGACAATTTGAACATGCGCAGTGATCCTGAAGTTATTAGCAAGACGTGGCAGGAGGTGGCCATCGTTTGCGACAATTTATTGTTTATTCTCCTACTTCTTGTCACTTTAGTTGCTTGGTTGTATGTGCTTGTTAGCTTTCTAATTTAG